The sequence below is a genomic window from Desulfomicrobium macestii.
TTCAAAGGGCTCCCCCATCCGGTCAAGAAGTCCAAGGAGGCCAAGCACAACCCCCTGCAACGCCTGACCTACCTGGGGCTCACCGCGATCCTCTTGACCCTGCAGATGGGCACGGGGCTGCTGTATTACCTGTACAACGACTGGGCCATCTGGAACTGGACCTTTCTGGATCTGCGCCTCTTGGCACTGATCCACCTGGCATGCGCATTCGCCATTCTGGCCTTCATCATCATCCACGTCTACATGACCACTACCGGCCACACCCTGACCAGCCATATTTCAGCCATGTTCAGTGGTTGGGAAGAAGTGGAAGAGGGCGAGGTGGCGGACTGGGAAGTACACGAAAAACGATAGAATTCTC
It includes:
- a CDS encoding cytochrome b/b6 domain-containing protein — translated: MSAKKKIYLYTRFERFWHWVQSLLIFLLLLTGFEVHGSFSLFGFQKAVEYHNFLGLTWVILFIFIVFWVVTTGEWRQYIPTTKKLFEVIGYYSSGIFKGLPHPVKKSKEAKHNPLQRLTYLGLTAILLTLQMGTGLLYYLYNDWAIWNWTFLDLRLLALIHLACAFAILAFIIIHVYMTTTGHTLTSHISAMFSGWEEVEEGEVADWEVHEKR